One window of the Zea mays cultivar B73 chromosome 3, Zm-B73-REFERENCE-NAM-5.0, whole genome shotgun sequence genome contains the following:
- the LOC103651560 gene encoding uncharacterized protein produces the protein MAAGRAVAVAMVAAAALPLLVGGAYADCYNYCFNDCMNKDKSMRDYCSYACDKTCAPDAAPRRPVAGLPINCQLACVRDSCRRRRADANDMKACYGQCYDRCETKAGLPRPLRAGGGVGIVWPAALPDHPFHKKQDAVWPAALPDHPFHKKQDTGGPAAELPDHPFHKKQDAVWPAALPDHPFHEKQDVVWPAALPDHPFHKKQDTGGPAAALPDHPFHKKQGAVWPAALPDHPFHKKQDVVWPAALPDHPFHKKQDTGGPVAALPDHSFHKTKQGAVWPAALPDHPFHEKQDAVWPAALPDHPFHKKQDAVWPAALPDHPFHKKQDTGGPAAALPDHSFHKTKQGAVWPAALPDHPFHKKQDTGGPTAALPDHSFHKTKQGAVWPAALPDHPFHEKHDAVWPAALPDHPFHKKEDAVGPAALQVDHKMHDAVKRAGEPDPGYVMYPAWSPVRP, from the exons ATGGCTGCCGGACGAGCGGTTGCGGTGGctatggtggcggcggcggcgctgccgCTGCTCGTGGGTGGCGCGTACGCGGACTGCTACAACTACTGCTTCAACGACTGCATGAACAAGGACAAGTCCATGAGAGACTACTGCAGCTACGCCTGCGACAAGACCTGCGCGCCCGACGCGGCGCCCCGGCGCCCCGTCGCCGGACTCCCCATAAACTGCCAGCTCGCCTGCGTCAGGGACTCCTGCCGCCGTCGCCGTGCAG ATGCCAACGACATGAAGGCCTGCTACGGGCAGTGCTACGACCGCTGCGAGACCAAGGCCGGCCTGCCGAGGCCTCTCCGCGCAGGCGGCGGCGTTGGCATTGTCTGGCCGGCGGCGTTGCCGGACCACCCATTCCACAAGAAGCAGGACGCTGTCTGGCCGGCGGCGTTGCCTGACCACCCATTCCACAAGAAGCAGGACACTGGCGGGCCTGCGGCGGAATTGCCGGACCACCCATTCCACAAGAAGCAGGACGCTGTCTGGCCGGCGGCGTTGCCCGACCATCCATTCCACGAGAAGCAGGACGTTGTCTGGCCGGCGGCGTTGCCTGACCACCCATTCCACAAGAAGCAGGACACTGGCGGGCCTGCGGCGGCATTGCCGGACCACCCATTCCACAAGAAGCAGGGCGCTGTCTGGCCGGCGGCGTTGCCCGACCATCCATTCCACAAGAAGCAGGACGTTGTCTGGCCTGCGGCGTTGCCTGACCATCCATTCCACAAGAAGCAGGACACTGGCGGGCCTGTGGCGGCATTGCCGGACCACTCATTCCACAAGACGAAGCAGGGCGCTGTCTGGCCGGCGGCGTTGCCCGACCATCCATTCCACGAGAAGCAGGACGCTGTCTGGCCGGCGGCGCTACCGGATCACCCGTTCCACAAGAAGCAGGACGCTGTCTGGCCGGCGGCGTTGCCTGACCATCCATTCCACAAGAAGCAGGACACTGGCGGGCCTGCGGCGGCATTGCCGGACCACTCATTCCACAAGACGAAGCAGGGCGCTGTCTGGCCGGCGGCGTTGCCTGACCATCCATTCCACAAGAAGCAGGACACTGGTGGGCCTACGGCGGCATTGCCAGACCACTCATTCCACAAGACGAAGCAGGGCGCTGTCTGGCCGGCGGCGTTGCCCGACCACCCATTCCACGAGAAGCACGACGCTGTCTGGCCAGCAGCGTTGCCCGACCACCCGTTCCACAAGAAGGAGGATGCTGTCGGGCCGGCGGCGTTGCAGGTGGACCACAAGATGCACGACGCGGTCAAGCGGGCAGGGGAGCCGGATCCCGGATACGTCATGTATCCGGCATGGAGCCCCGTCCGCCCCTAA